One window of the Klebsiella sp. WP3-W18-ESBL-02 genome contains the following:
- the moaB gene encoding molybdenum cofactor biosynthesis protein B — translation MSQVSAEFIPTRIAILTVSNRRGEEDDTSGHFLRDAAHEAGHQIVDKAIVKENRYQIRAQVSAWIARDDVQVVLITGGTGLTDGDQAPEALLPLFDREIEGFGEVFRMLSFEEIGTATLQSRAVAGMANRTLIFAMPGSTKACRTAWDNIIAPQLDARTRPCNFHPHLKK, via the coding sequence ATGAGTCAGGTGAGCGCTGAATTTATCCCGACCCGCATTGCTATTCTTACCGTTTCCAACCGTCGTGGCGAAGAGGATGACACCTCCGGCCATTTCCTGCGTGACGCCGCGCACGAGGCGGGGCATCAAATCGTCGACAAGGCGATTGTTAAAGAAAACCGCTACCAGATCCGCGCTCAGGTTTCCGCCTGGATTGCTCGCGATGATGTACAGGTGGTTCTCATCACCGGCGGTACCGGCCTGACCGACGGCGATCAGGCGCCGGAAGCGCTGCTGCCGCTGTTCGATCGCGAAATTGAAGGCTTCGGCGAAGTGTTCCGCATGCTCTCGTTTGAAGAAATCGGCACGGCCACGCTTCAGTCGCGCGCCGTGGCCGGCATGGCCAACCGGACGCTGATTTTTGCGATGCCGGGTTCCACCAAAGCCTGCCGCACCGCGTGGGATAACATCATCGCGCCGCAGCTGGATGCCCGTACGCGTCCGTGTAATTTTCACCCTCATCTGAAGAAATAA
- the moaA gene encoding GTP 3',8-cyclase MoaA, with the protein MASQLTDAFARRFFYLRLSITDVCNFRCTYCLPNGYQPNGVTNKGFLSLDEIRRVTRAFAALGTEKVRLTGGEPSLRRDFTDVIAAVKENAAIRQIAVTTNGYRMARDVAAWREAGLTALNVSVDSLDARQFHAITGQDKFRQVMDGIDAAFTAGFDKVKVNTVLMRDVNHHQLDTFLAWIKPRRIQLRFIELMETGEGSELFRKHHISGMVLRDALLRRGWIHQIRQRSDGPAQVFCHPDYEGEIGLIMPYEKDFCASCNRLRVSSVGKLHLCLFGDGGVDLRELLAEDAQQQALEARIAEALTHKKQTHFLHEGNTGITQNLSYIGG; encoded by the coding sequence ATGGCTTCACAACTCACTGATGCGTTTGCGCGCAGGTTTTTCTATCTGCGCCTGTCGATTACCGACGTATGCAATTTTCGCTGCACCTACTGCCTGCCTAACGGCTACCAGCCTAATGGGGTCACCAATAAAGGGTTTCTGTCGCTTGACGAAATTCGCCGTGTGACGCGCGCCTTTGCGGCTCTGGGGACCGAGAAAGTGCGACTGACCGGCGGCGAACCGTCGCTGCGTCGCGACTTTACCGATGTGATTGCCGCAGTCAAAGAGAACGCCGCCATTCGCCAGATCGCGGTCACCACCAACGGTTACCGTATGGCGCGAGACGTTGCCGCCTGGCGTGAGGCAGGACTGACGGCGCTGAACGTCAGCGTCGACAGCCTTGACGCGCGCCAGTTCCACGCGATAACCGGGCAGGATAAGTTCCGCCAGGTGATGGACGGCATCGACGCCGCCTTTACCGCAGGCTTTGATAAAGTGAAGGTCAATACCGTGCTGATGCGCGATGTTAACCATCACCAGCTCGACACCTTTCTGGCGTGGATCAAACCGCGCCGTATTCAACTCCGCTTTATTGAACTGATGGAAACCGGCGAGGGCAGCGAGCTGTTCCGCAAACACCATATTTCCGGCATGGTGCTGCGCGACGCGCTGCTCAGACGCGGCTGGATCCATCAAATCCGTCAGCGCAGCGACGGCCCGGCACAGGTCTTTTGCCACCCCGACTACGAAGGGGAAATCGGCTTAATCATGCCGTATGAAAAAGACTTCTGCGCCAGCTGTAACCGCCTGCGCGTCTCGTCCGTTGGGAAGCTGCATCTGTGCCTGTTTGGCGACGGCGGCGTTGATCTGCGCGAGCTGCTGGCCGAAGACGCCCAGCAGCAGGCGCTGGAAGCGCGCATTGCCGAAGCCTTAACGCACAAAAAACAGACCCACTTCCTGCATGAGGGCAATACCGGGATTACCCAGAATTTGTCCTATATTGGTGGATAA
- the yvcK gene encoding uridine diphosphate-N-acetylglucosamine-binding protein YvcK, producing MRNRTFADLDRVVALGGGHGLGRVMSSLSSLGSRLTGIVTTTDNGGSTGRIRRSEGGIAWGDMRNCLNQLITEPSVASTMFEYRFGGNGELSGHNLGNLMLKALDHLSVRPLEAINLIRNLLKVEASLIPMSEQPVDLMAIDSEGHEIYGEVNIDQLTLPPQELLLTPSVSATREAVQAIAEADLILIGPGSFYTSLLPILLLPDIAQALRRTPAPMVYIENLGREHSPAGHLSLGDRLSLLEHYIGKSVIDAVVVSPKADISGTADKVVIQQALEASDIPYRHDRALLRAALEEALQALGGDSLKS from the coding sequence ATGCGCAATCGCACTTTTGCCGATCTCGACCGCGTTGTCGCGCTCGGCGGCGGGCACGGCCTTGGACGCGTGATGTCATCCCTGTCATCGTTGGGTTCTCGCCTCACCGGCATCGTCACCACGACCGACAACGGCGGTTCTACAGGGCGCATTCGCCGTTCGGAAGGCGGTATCGCCTGGGGCGACATGCGTAACTGTCTCAATCAATTAATCACCGAACCCAGCGTCGCATCGACCATGTTTGAGTATCGTTTTGGTGGTAATGGCGAACTTTCCGGGCATAACCTCGGAAATCTGATGTTAAAGGCGCTGGATCACCTGAGCGTAAGGCCTTTAGAGGCGATTAATTTAATCAGAAACCTGCTGAAAGTAGAGGCATCCTTGATCCCGATGTCGGAGCAGCCGGTCGATTTAATGGCAATCGACAGCGAGGGCCACGAAATCTACGGCGAGGTTAATATTGACCAGCTCACACTGCCTCCACAGGAGCTGCTGCTGACGCCGTCGGTTAGCGCCACTCGCGAAGCGGTACAGGCCATTGCCGAAGCCGACCTGATCCTCATCGGCCCGGGCAGTTTCTACACTAGCCTGCTGCCGATTCTGCTGCTGCCGGACATTGCTCAGGCGCTGCGTCGCACGCCTGCCCCAATGGTTTACATCGAAAACCTGGGCCGTGAGCACAGCCCTGCCGGTCATCTGAGTCTGGGAGACCGGCTGAGCCTGCTGGAGCATTACATTGGTAAATCGGTTATTGATGCCGTGGTAGTGAGTCCGAAAGCGGACATCAGCGGTACGGCAGATAAAGTAGTGATTCAGCAGGCGCTGGAAGCGAGCGACATTCCGTATCGTCACGATCGCGCCCTGTTACGCGCCGCGCTGGAAGAGGCGCTTCAGGCTTTAGGCGGCGATTCCTTAAAATCTTAA
- the eptA gene encoding phosphoethanolamine transferase EptA, with the protein MLRLLRQRPTISRLAYIVLFALYIALALNVVFYRQAFTLLPVDSLHNALVFLTMPIVAFAVMAICLALASIVRLEKVLVTLFILLGASAQYFMMNFGIIVDRSMVTNIFDTTPAESYALLSGQMIIVLGITALLFIALAWWVKIKPATTLWRGALTRAGTIIVSTLLILLVAGLFYKDYASLFRNNKELVKSLNPSNSIVALNSWYYHHKMANLPLVKIGEDAQQKALMKNGPRKNLTIIVLGETSRAANFSLGGYDRDTNPRLAQDNVVYFPNTTSCGTATAVSVPCMFSNMPRARYDEALAYHQEGLLDILQRAGIQVQWNDNDGGCKGACDRVPHQDVTALNLPGQCINGECYDEVLFHDLEKTIDSLQGDGVIVLHTIGSHGPTYYNRYPPQFRRFTPTCDTSEIQSCSQEQLKNTYDNTILYIDYIVDKAIKLLQSRQDKFTTSLVYLSDHGESLGENGVYLHGLPYSIAPETQKHVPMLLWLSKDYQQRYGVNYDCLQKQAKENDYSQDNLFSTVLGMTGVETKEYRAADDILATCK; encoded by the coding sequence ATGCTTCGCCTGTTACGTCAACGCCCTACGATTAGCCGTTTGGCCTACATTGTTTTATTCGCGCTCTACATTGCCCTGGCGCTCAACGTCGTATTTTATCGCCAGGCGTTTACCCTGCTGCCAGTTGATAGCCTGCATAACGCGCTGGTCTTTCTGACCATGCCGATCGTCGCCTTTGCGGTGATGGCGATTTGTCTGGCGCTCGCGTCCATCGTTCGTCTTGAGAAAGTGCTCGTGACGCTGTTTATTCTGCTCGGCGCCAGCGCACAATATTTCATGATGAATTTCGGTATTATTGTTGACCGCTCGATGGTCACCAATATTTTTGATACCACCCCCGCCGAGAGCTATGCCCTGCTTTCCGGCCAGATGATTATCGTACTGGGGATCACCGCACTGCTGTTTATTGCGCTGGCCTGGTGGGTAAAAATTAAGCCCGCCACAACGCTGTGGCGCGGTGCGCTAACGCGCGCGGGCACAATTATTGTCTCTACCCTATTAATTCTGCTGGTTGCAGGCCTGTTCTATAAAGATTACGCATCGCTGTTCCGTAATAATAAAGAACTGGTGAAATCACTGAACCCGTCAAACAGTATTGTTGCGCTTAACTCCTGGTATTATCACCACAAAATGGCCAATCTTCCGCTGGTTAAAATTGGCGAAGATGCGCAGCAAAAAGCGTTGATGAAAAATGGCCCGCGTAAGAATTTAACCATTATCGTACTGGGCGAAACGTCACGCGCCGCCAATTTCTCGCTGGGCGGCTACGACCGCGATACCAACCCGCGGTTAGCGCAAGATAATGTGGTTTACTTCCCTAACACGACCTCTTGCGGTACCGCTACCGCGGTGTCCGTTCCCTGTATGTTCTCGAATATGCCGCGAGCACGCTACGACGAAGCGCTGGCCTATCACCAGGAAGGGCTGTTGGATATCCTCCAGCGCGCGGGGATTCAGGTGCAGTGGAACGACAACGACGGCGGCTGTAAAGGCGCCTGTGACCGCGTGCCGCATCAGGACGTGACGGCGTTGAATCTGCCGGGCCAGTGCATTAACGGTGAATGCTACGACGAAGTTCTGTTCCACGATCTGGAAAAAACCATCGATAGCCTACAGGGCGACGGCGTCATTGTGCTGCATACCATTGGTAGCCATGGCCCGACCTATTACAATCGCTACCCGCCGCAGTTCCGCCGCTTTACGCCAACCTGCGACACCAGCGAAATTCAATCCTGTTCCCAGGAGCAGCTGAAAAATACCTACGACAATACCATTCTGTATATCGATTATATTGTCGATAAGGCCATCAAACTGCTGCAATCCAGACAGGATAAATTTACCACCAGCCTGGTTTATCTTTCCGACCACGGCGAATCGCTAGGGGAAAATGGCGTTTATCTGCACGGATTACCGTATTCTATTGCTCCGGAAACGCAAAAACATGTACCAATGTTATTATGGCTATCCAAGGATTATCAGCAGCGTTACGGTGTGAATTACGACTGCCTGCAGAAACAGGCCAAAGAGAATGACTACTCGCAGGATAATCTGTTTTCTACCGTGCTGGGGATGACCGGCGTAGAGACCAAAGAGTATCGCGCAGCGGATGATATATTAGCGACGTGCAAATAG
- the pmrA gene encoding two-component system response regulator PmrA, with the protein MKILVVEDDTLLLQGLILAMQSEGYACDGVATAQQAALSLANGHYSLIVLDLGLPDEDGLHFLHRMRQEKMTTPVLILTARDTLEDRVSGLDTGADDYLIKPFALEELNARIRALLRRNLNQGDNEVTVENLRLNVTRRQVWLDDALLELTPKEYALLSRLMLKAGSPVHREILYNDIYNWDNEPATNTLEVHIHNLRDKVGKSRIRTVRGFGYQLVNTGKAE; encoded by the coding sequence ATGAAAATATTAGTCGTTGAAGATGACACCCTATTATTGCAGGGGCTGATTCTGGCCATGCAGAGTGAAGGGTATGCCTGTGACGGCGTCGCCACGGCGCAGCAGGCTGCGCTGAGTCTGGCCAACGGGCACTATAGCCTGATCGTGCTGGACCTCGGCCTGCCGGATGAAGACGGGCTGCATTTCCTCCACCGTATGCGGCAGGAGAAAATGACCACGCCGGTGCTGATTCTGACCGCCCGCGATACGCTGGAGGACCGCGTCAGCGGTCTTGATACCGGCGCCGACGACTATTTAATCAAGCCATTCGCGCTGGAAGAACTGAACGCCCGTATCCGCGCGCTGCTGCGCCGCAACCTGAACCAGGGCGATAATGAAGTGACGGTGGAAAACCTGCGCCTCAACGTTACGCGCCGTCAGGTGTGGCTGGATGACGCGCTGCTTGAGCTCACGCCGAAAGAGTACGCCCTGCTTTCGCGTCTGATGCTGAAGGCCGGTAGCCCGGTGCATCGTGAAATTCTCTACAACGATATCTATAACTGGGACAACGAACCGGCCACCAACACGCTGGAAGTGCACATCCATAACCTGCGCGACAAGGTGGGAAAATCACGGATTCGTACCGTACGAGGCTTTGGCTATCAATTGGTGAATACCGGTAAGGCAGAATAA
- the pmrB gene encoding two-component system sensor histidine kinase PmrB, giving the protein MALFSVRKWPMRHQLLLAIGLILVVFQLISVFWLWHESKEQIELEVAMLMHNHNNVKHIRHEVREAIASLLVPSVVIIGLALYLCLQAVKRITQPLADLQRELDARTPGNLQPIFLQQTTVEVEAVTHAINQLVENLTQTLDRERLFTADVAHELRTPLAGLKLHLELLEKTQHLNLAPLLQRLDQMTESVAQLLLLARVGQSFSAGSYQQVNLLSDVIEPLKGELETMLASREQTLAIAEPVPTVTVAGDATLLRLLLRNLIENAHRYSPPSSTITVSLARDSKPMLIVEDEGPGIDESKVGELSQAFVRMDSRYGGIGLGLSIVTRIAQLHEAAFFLQNRETGTGTRAWVEFQLTRR; this is encoded by the coding sequence ATGGCGCTTTTTTCCGTCCGTAAATGGCCGATGCGCCACCAGCTGCTGCTGGCAATTGGCCTGATTCTGGTCGTGTTCCAGCTCATCAGCGTGTTCTGGCTATGGCATGAAAGCAAAGAGCAGATTGAGCTGGAAGTGGCGATGCTGATGCACAACCACAATAACGTTAAACATATCCGTCATGAGGTTCGTGAAGCCATCGCCAGCCTGCTGGTTCCTAGCGTGGTGATTATCGGCCTGGCGCTGTATCTGTGTCTGCAGGCGGTAAAACGCATCACCCAGCCGCTCGCCGACCTGCAGCGGGAATTGGATGCGCGCACCCCGGGGAATTTGCAGCCCATTTTCCTGCAGCAGACCACCGTTGAGGTTGAAGCAGTTACCCATGCCATCAACCAACTGGTGGAAAACCTGACCCAGACGCTCGATCGCGAACGCCTGTTTACCGCCGATGTCGCCCACGAGCTGCGCACGCCGCTGGCGGGCCTGAAGCTGCATCTGGAGCTACTGGAGAAAACCCAGCACCTGAATCTGGCGCCGCTGCTACAGCGTCTGGACCAGATGACCGAAAGCGTTGCGCAACTTTTACTGCTGGCCCGCGTCGGACAATCGTTCTCAGCAGGCAGCTATCAGCAGGTTAATCTGCTGAGCGATGTGATTGAACCGCTGAAGGGAGAGCTGGAAACGATGCTCGCATCACGTGAGCAGACATTAGCCATCGCTGAGCCCGTACCGACGGTGACCGTGGCCGGTGACGCCACGCTGCTGCGGCTTCTGCTGCGTAATCTGATTGAGAATGCTCACCGCTATAGCCCGCCATCGTCAACCATCACGGTGTCGCTGGCGAGGGATTCAAAGCCGATGCTTATTGTGGAAGATGAGGGGCCGGGGATTGATGAGTCGAAGGTGGGTGAGCTTAGCCAGGCGTTTGTACGTATGGACAGCCGCTACGGCGGAATTGGGCTTGGGCTGAGCATCGTCACGCGCATTGCCCAACTCCATGAAGCCGCATTCTTCCTGCAAAACCGCGAGACCGGAACCGGTACGCGGGCATGGGTAGAGTTTCAGCTCACCAGGCGCTAA
- the uvrB gene encoding excinuclease ABC subunit UvrB has protein sequence MSKPFKLHSAFSPSGDQPAAIARLKEGLEDGLAHQTLLGVTGSGKTFTVANVIADLQRPTMVLAPNKTLAAQLYGEMKAFFPENAVEYFVSYYDYYQPEAYVPSSDTFIEKDASVNEHIEQMRLSATKALLERRDVVVVASVSAIYGLGDPDLYLKMMLHLTVGMIIDQRSILRRLAELQYTRNDQAFQRATFRVRGEVIDIFPAESDDLALRVELFDEEVERLSLFDPLTGHVESTIQRFTIYPKSHYVTPRERIVQAMEEIKDELADRRKVLLANNKLLEEQRLSQRTQFDLEMMNELGYCSGIENYSRFLSGRGPGEPPPTLFDYLPADGLLVIDESHVTIPQIGGMYRGDRARKETLVEYGFRLPSALDNRPLKFEEFEALAPQTIYVSATPGNYELEKSGGEVIDQVVRPTGLLDPLIEVRPVATQVDDLLSEIRKRSVINERVLVTTLTKRMAEDLTEYLEEHGERVRYLHSDIDTVERMEIIRDLRLGEFDVLVGINLLREGLDMPEVSLVAILDADKEGFLRSERSLIQTIGRAARNINGKAILYGDKITPSMAKAIGETERRREKQERYNEEHGIVPQGLVKDVVDILAMGEGLAKTKAKGRGKSRSASPIVEPDVQALTPKALQQQIQTLEAQMLKHAQNLEFEEAADIRDRLHQLRELFIAAS, from the coding sequence ATGAGTAAACCGTTTAAGTTACATTCCGCATTCAGCCCTTCCGGCGATCAGCCGGCTGCCATCGCGCGCCTTAAAGAGGGGCTTGAGGACGGCCTGGCCCACCAGACGCTGCTTGGGGTGACCGGCTCGGGGAAAACCTTCACCGTCGCCAATGTGATTGCCGACTTACAGCGCCCAACGATGGTGCTGGCGCCGAACAAAACGCTGGCTGCGCAGCTGTATGGTGAAATGAAGGCCTTCTTCCCGGAGAATGCGGTAGAGTATTTCGTTTCTTACTACGACTACTATCAGCCTGAAGCCTACGTCCCAAGCTCGGACACCTTCATCGAAAAAGACGCCTCGGTGAACGAACACATCGAGCAGATGCGTTTATCCGCCACCAAAGCGCTGCTTGAACGCCGGGACGTGGTCGTCGTGGCATCGGTGTCGGCGATTTATGGCCTGGGCGACCCGGATCTTTATCTTAAAATGATGCTGCACCTGACCGTGGGCATGATTATCGACCAACGTTCTATTCTGCGTCGTCTGGCCGAGCTACAGTACACCCGCAACGATCAGGCGTTTCAGCGCGCAACCTTCCGCGTACGCGGCGAAGTCATCGACATTTTCCCGGCCGAGTCGGACGATCTGGCGCTGCGCGTAGAGCTGTTTGACGAAGAGGTTGAACGTCTTTCACTGTTCGACCCGCTGACCGGTCACGTCGAGTCGACGATTCAACGCTTTACCATCTACCCTAAATCGCACTACGTCACGCCGCGTGAACGTATCGTGCAGGCGATGGAAGAGATCAAAGACGAGCTGGCAGATCGCCGCAAGGTGCTGCTGGCCAACAACAAGCTGCTCGAAGAGCAGCGCCTGAGCCAGCGCACCCAGTTTGACCTGGAAATGATGAACGAGCTTGGCTACTGCTCGGGCATTGAAAACTACTCGCGCTTCCTGTCCGGGCGCGGGCCGGGCGAGCCGCCGCCGACGCTATTTGACTATCTGCCTGCCGATGGCCTGCTGGTGATTGACGAATCACACGTCACCATCCCGCAAATCGGCGGTATGTATCGCGGTGACAGGGCGCGTAAAGAGACGCTGGTCGAATACGGTTTCCGTCTGCCGTCGGCGCTGGATAACCGTCCGCTGAAGTTTGAAGAGTTTGAGGCGCTGGCGCCGCAAACTATCTACGTTTCGGCAACGCCGGGCAACTACGAGCTGGAGAAATCCGGTGGCGAAGTGATAGACCAGGTCGTGCGCCCAACCGGGCTGCTAGATCCGCTGATTGAAGTGCGGCCGGTGGCGACACAGGTCGACGACCTGCTGTCTGAAATTCGCAAGCGTTCGGTGATTAACGAACGCGTGCTGGTCACCACCTTGACCAAGCGCATGGCGGAAGACCTCACCGAATATCTCGAAGAACACGGCGAGCGGGTACGCTACCTGCACTCGGATATCGACACCGTCGAGCGCATGGAGATCATTCGCGATTTGCGCCTCGGTGAGTTTGATGTGCTGGTCGGCATCAACCTGCTGCGTGAAGGGCTGGATATGCCGGAAGTATCGCTGGTGGCGATTCTCGACGCCGATAAAGAAGGTTTCCTGCGCTCTGAACGTTCACTGATTCAGACCATCGGCCGCGCCGCGCGTAATATCAACGGTAAGGCGATTCTTTACGGTGACAAAATTACCCCGTCCATGGCGAAAGCTATCGGTGAAACTGAACGTCGTCGCGAGAAGCAGGAACGCTACAACGAAGAGCATGGCATCGTGCCGCAGGGGCTGGTGAAAGACGTCGTCGATATTCTGGCGATGGGCGAGGGGCTGGCGAAGACCAAAGCGAAGGGCCGCGGTAAGTCGCGCTCCGCGTCGCCAATCGTTGAGCCGGACGTTCAGGCGCTGACGCCGAAAGCCTTGCAGCAGCAGATTCAAACGCTGGAAGCGCAGATGCTGAAACACGCACAGAATCTTGAGTTTGAGGAAGCGGCAGACATCCGCGATCGCCTGCATCAGCTGCGCGAGCTGTTTATTGCAGCGTCATGA
- the bioD gene encoding dethiobiotin synthase, which translates to MTERFYVTGTDTEVGKTVASTALLQAARLLGRRTAGYKPVASGSEMTEEGLRNSDALALQRNSVVPLRYEQVNPYTFAEPTSPHIVSADEQRPIEASVLSAGLCALESQADWVLVEGAGGWFTPLSPTLTLADWVRDERLPVILVVGVKLGCINHAVLTAQAVQQAGLRLAGWIANDVTPPGRRHAEYLSTLQRMLPAPMLGEIPWLGEAVDTQPLGGYLDLSAL; encoded by the coding sequence GTGACTGAACGCTTTTATGTAACCGGAACCGATACGGAAGTGGGCAAAACCGTGGCCAGTACCGCGCTATTGCAGGCTGCGCGTTTGCTGGGGCGTCGAACGGCAGGCTATAAGCCGGTTGCCTCCGGCAGCGAAATGACTGAGGAAGGGTTGCGCAACAGCGACGCGCTGGCGCTACAGCGTAATAGCGTCGTGCCGCTGCGCTATGAACAGGTCAACCCCTATACCTTTGCGGAGCCGACCTCTCCGCATATCGTTAGCGCCGATGAGCAGCGGCCGATCGAGGCCAGCGTACTGTCTGCCGGGCTATGCGCGTTGGAATCGCAGGCTGACTGGGTGTTGGTCGAAGGGGCTGGCGGCTGGTTCACGCCGCTTTCCCCGACCTTGACTCTCGCCGACTGGGTGCGAGATGAACGGCTACCGGTGATTCTGGTGGTCGGGGTGAAGCTCGGCTGCATTAACCACGCGGTTCTGACTGCGCAGGCGGTACAGCAGGCAGGGCTGCGGCTGGCGGGCTGGATAGCGAATGACGTCACGCCGCCGGGACGTCGCCATGCCGAATATCTCAGCACCCTTCAGCGAATGCTGCCAGCCCCGATGCTGGGGGAAATTCCCTGGCTGGGTGAGGCGGTCGATACCCAGCCGCTGGGCGGCTATCTTGACCTTAGCGCACTGTGA
- the bioC gene encoding malonyl-ACP O-methyltransferase BioC — MASVDKQAVAAAFGRAATSYHQHDELQRLSATQLLSQLPAQAFPRVLDVGCGPGGYSRYWRERGSHVTALDLSEEMLQQARKQQAADCYLLADMEAIPLPGEGFELVWSNLAIQWCNDLPSALAGLYRQLAPGGTLAFTTLTAGSLPELNQAWQAIDNHPHANRFLPESALSEALAGYRSRSRATTITLSFPNALSAMRSLKGIGATHLHQGRSRQPLTRGRLQQLELAWPSQAGKCPLTYHLFTGVITRD; from the coding sequence ATGGCGAGCGTGGATAAACAGGCGGTCGCGGCGGCGTTTGGTCGCGCGGCAACGTCGTATCATCAACACGATGAACTACAGCGTCTTAGCGCGACGCAGCTGCTGTCCCAGCTACCGGCGCAGGCGTTTCCTCGCGTGCTGGACGTCGGCTGCGGGCCGGGCGGCTACAGCCGCTACTGGCGAGAACGCGGCAGCCACGTTACCGCGCTGGATCTCAGCGAAGAGATGCTCCAACAGGCACGCAAGCAGCAGGCCGCGGATTGCTACCTGCTCGCCGACATGGAGGCCATTCCATTGCCCGGCGAAGGTTTCGAGCTGGTGTGGAGTAACCTGGCCATTCAGTGGTGCAACGATTTGCCCTCTGCGCTAGCCGGGCTTTATCGCCAGCTCGCCCCCGGCGGGACGCTGGCGTTCACCACGCTGACCGCAGGCTCGCTGCCGGAGCTGAACCAGGCCTGGCAGGCGATTGATAACCATCCGCACGCCAACCGTTTTTTGCCTGAATCGGCGCTCTCCGAGGCGCTGGCGGGGTACCGCAGCCGAAGTCGTGCAACCACCATCACGTTGTCATTCCCCAATGCGCTGAGCGCCATGCGTTCGCTGAAGGGGATTGGCGCGACGCACCTGCACCAGGGGCGCAGCCGTCAGCCGTTAACGCGCGGCAGGCTACAGCAGCTCGAGCTGGCCTGGCCATCGCAGGCGGGAAAATGCCCGCTGACTTACCACCTTTTTACTGGAGTGATTACGCGTGACTGA
- the bioF gene encoding 8-amino-7-oxononanoate synthase gives MSWQQRIEQAVTERRDAQAFRQRQPLEQGAGRWLLHAGRRYRNFSSNDYLGLSQHPQVIRAWQDGAERYGVGSGGSGHVTGYHLAHERLEEQLADWLGYDRALLFISGFAANQAVIAALAGREDRIVADRLSHASLLEAASQSPAQLRRFQHNDSHHLASLLAASVSGQQLVVTEGVFSMDGDSAPLAKIAAAARTADAWLMVDDAHGIGTTGERGRGSCHQQGVHPELLIVTFGKAFGLSGAAVLCSHAVADYFVQFARHLIYSTAMPPAQAQALQMALAVIQSDDGQQRRETLAQHVADFRLGARGLAYTLTDSASAIQPLIVGDNGQTLRLAERLRERGCWVTAIRPPTVPAGTARLRLALTAAHDAQDIMHLLEVLHGERG, from the coding sequence ATGAGCTGGCAGCAGCGAATAGAACAGGCCGTCACTGAGCGACGCGACGCGCAGGCTTTTCGCCAGCGTCAGCCGCTGGAACAGGGGGCGGGGCGCTGGCTGCTGCACGCCGGGCGTCGCTACCGCAACTTTTCCAGCAATGATTATCTTGGCCTCAGCCAGCATCCGCAGGTGATTCGCGCCTGGCAGGACGGGGCTGAACGCTACGGTGTCGGCAGCGGCGGGTCCGGTCACGTCACCGGCTATCATCTGGCGCATGAGCGGCTGGAAGAGCAGCTCGCTGATTGGCTGGGCTACGACCGCGCGCTGCTGTTTATCTCAGGCTTTGCCGCCAACCAGGCGGTCATTGCCGCGCTGGCCGGGCGTGAAGATCGGATAGTCGCAGACCGGTTAAGCCACGCTTCGCTGCTGGAGGCTGCCAGCCAGAGCCCGGCTCAGCTGCGCCGTTTTCAGCACAACGATAGCCATCATCTGGCTTCGCTGCTGGCTGCTTCTGTCAGCGGCCAGCAGTTGGTTGTGACGGAAGGTGTTTTCAGTATGGACGGCGACAGTGCGCCGTTGGCCAAAATCGCCGCCGCCGCGCGCACTGCTGATGCCTGGTTAATGGTCGATGATGCGCACGGTATTGGCACGACCGGTGAGCGCGGGCGCGGCAGTTGCCATCAGCAGGGCGTTCACCCTGAACTGCTGATCGTTACCTTCGGCAAAGCTTTTGGTCTGAGCGGCGCCGCCGTGCTCTGCAGCCATGCGGTGGCCGATTATTTTGTGCAGTTTGCTCGCCATTTGATTTACAGCACCGCCATGCCGCCCGCTCAGGCGCAGGCGCTACAAATGGCGCTGGCGGTGATTCAGAGTGACGATGGTCAGCAGCGTCGGGAAACGCTGGCGCAGCACGTGGCTGATTTTCGCCTCGGCGCCCGCGGCCTCGCTTATACGTTAACCGACTCAGCGAGCGCTATTCAGCCGCTTATCGTCGGCGATAACGGGCAAACCCTGCGGTTGGCCGAGCGTCTGCGCGAGCGGGGATGCTGGGTCACCGCGATTCGCCCGCCGACCGTTCCGGCTGGCACCGCCCGTTTGCGCCTGGCCCTAACCGCAGCGCACGACGCACAGGACATCATGCATCTGCTGGAGGTGCTGCATGGCGAGCGTGGATAA